Part of the Primulina huaijiensis isolate GDHJ02 chromosome 15, ASM1229523v2, whole genome shotgun sequence genome is shown below.
AATCTACACAAACGAACAAACATTAGAGGAAGCCGAAAATGTTTCCGACGTAGCCCCTCCGAAACTTAATTCAGTATTGAGAGCAAACTTATGTGtacgaaaaaaataattattgtcacgccccgagatcgaagcatcggtgacatccggcattgttaatcaactaacaataaGCCTCGTAGCAAATAGCCAAATAACAAGTCTTTtccataaataaaacattgtctttaaattgacaatagaataaaaattacatcagagttttgtgGAAGTTAAACAAAAGGAATGGTAAATAATCCTTGAATTCCTGATCTTGCCATTCGATTACCATCCCCAGAAGGGttcttgctcctcctcattcatttgctcttcatttttatctgtaattttgtaaggggtgagtgttttgagaAACACTAAGCAAGTGGgagtcgatcgatttccaaagatacatatagaacttaatctttaaaacatttctttaacaaactttcaaaacttattacttttaacttataATAACATAAACGAAtcaaatatgagacagaggTTATCAGAGGATTCAAAGCAGTTCAGGAgcaaatcagatcatttcagaacagacacaaTACAACAGAtgcaacactgttactcatctcattttcatggtcaaattgtccccaatatgtcaGTCCTCTAaagggtgaggccagaacacggttttatacccaccgatgggggccagacagaacatggttttatactcaccaatgggggccagacagaattacaattcttgtcccatttcaaatcaattcgtaacagtgcaacacagaATTTAGACTTTAtcagacagaacttatcagaatttCAGATATCAGAATTTCAGATGGATttagcggaatcaaagaatttcgaagtACAAACAGAGCATATCATCAATCGAGAATTTTAAAAGACTAGACTgacattttcaaaaaataaggacacacacatgcatgtcatgatagttatattcaaagttcaaaatacaagaaattacataataaaaacccacttacagtaCTCTCGAAGTTATGGTTCAAAATGTGCAGAACTTGGGCGAACGAAACTTGTTGAATTTTGGCCAAGTGATGACCGAACCTGGAGAGGATATTCACAACAATGTGGACAGCAAATCACAGCATTGAAAAGCTGGAACAACTCCTCCTTCTTTCTTCTTGCAAGCGACAGCCGAGATGTGGTTTTGGAGGGGAAGGAGCCGATTTTTCTTGCTGAATTTTGGGTGTGGTTTCTTCAACACCTTTagtggtatttataggtgcCAAAATGTCTTCTCAACACCCCATGGCCGAAATATTGGGCTCcaagaaatgaaataaatgtAGTCAAGGCCATCTCAAGCACCAAGAGTCATTTCCTGCACCATAAATGTGTCATagtcccttagctccttcattggTTTTCTCaatggtcatttcttgcatactaagtttgtccaaacctttatcTCATTTAGCTCCTTCCTTGATTAACTCAATGGTCATCTCTTGcacaataagtttgtccaaacaTTTAGCTCCTTTAGCTCCTCTTcttggttaactcaaaggtcatttcttgcacattAAATTTGTCCAATCCTTTAGCTCTTCTTCTAGCTCCATTTTGGTTCTTTTAGGACAAGAAAGGATGAGCTTCTTTGAGTTAGGATATTGAATTCATGAGCTAGGGATTTACTCTCCGACAATCAATTAGtttccttgagctgagggttttagcttatgagctgagggtttcttttccaagaatcttggagcttccttgagctgagggttttaccttatgagctgagggtttctttTCCAAGTGACGTACCCTCAATTCTCAAGGTTTTGAATTGCATCGGCTTCTTTTTGATCTACTTTCCGAGCTTTTTGAGGTGCTTTGCTTCAAAaaatccgggttctcacatcccaccctccttattggaagtttcgtTCTCGAAACTTGAGTTAGATAAATCTTTAAAGAGGTGAGGATGCCGAGTGCGCATACGTTCTTCaaattcccaagttgcttctcgtTCCATATGATTTGACCATTGTATCTTGATATATGGAATTGTTCGGCATCTCAGCACGTGGTATTTGGTGTCCATTACTCGAATAGGGACTTCTTCATATTTCATTTTCTCGTTCACATTTCCTTTGATTAGTAGCAGTTCAACTTCAAGAATGCTACTTGGATATGAGACATACTTCCTTAGCTGTGAGACGTGGAAGACGTAGTCAATCCTTGACATGCCTGGTGGTAAAGCCCGCTGATAAGCTAGGTTTCCCATTTTTCTCAGTATTTCGAAGGGTCCGACATATATTGGAGTTATCTTTCTAGATTTGCTTAAtcgaaccactcctttcataggaGAAACTTTAACACAAGCTTTCACACCATTTTCAAACTCAACGGTTTTCACTTTAAATTAGCCTAGAtcttttattgatcatgagctgCCTTGCGTTTTTCCTTGATAATAGCTACTTTATCAACAATTCAAGTATCATGATAGCTTTCTCTCTGATTTCAATACTTCCATGATAATTATTGTTATCGGCAAATTCAATCAAAggaaggtgtttatttaattcctCCGAGATCCATGGCACACTCCCTAAAAATATCTTCAATAGTTTGATCCACcatctttgcctcatgtttaattcctttTGTGTGAATGGTATTTGAGGCTTTGGTGATCGGTAAATATCTCACATATAACACCAAAGAATTTGATTCTATGGATCTTTGGCACAAATACAATTGTGGCTAATTCAATATCATGTGTTGGATAATtttgctcacatgattttaatTTCATCGATGCATAGGCAATTACTTGCCCTCTTGAATGAGAACACATCACAATCCTCTTTTGATTCATCATTATAAATGGTGAAATTCCTGGTTTATTCGGGAAGTACTAAAGATGGCGTAGAAGCGAGTTTCTTTTTCAGGATCTAAAACTCTTCTCACATTCTTCACTCTAATTGAATTTAGAGTTCTTCTGAGTGAGCTTGGTGAGTGgaagaaaatttttcaacacatttttttaatagCCAACTAATCCCAGAAAGCTTCGAACTTCTATTCTAGTTTTCGGTCCAGGCCAGTCCATGATTGCCTCCACCTTCTTGTGACCCACTGATATGCCCATTTCAGAGattatatgacccaagaatgtgACACTTTTTAGTCAAAATTCATATTTCCTAAATTTAGTATAGAGTTATTTTTCTCTGAGCATCTGTTGAGCAGGACGAAGATCTTCCTTGCGGTCTTCCTCACTTGTTGAATATTCAAGAATGCCATCAATAAATGCTACCACAAACTTGTCGAGGAATTTCTTGAACACTCTGTTCATGAGTTCTATGAATGTTGTTGGAGCATTGGTCAAAAGAAATTATTatgaactcatagtgtccatgtctttttttttaatgttgttttACGAATATTCTCTGCCTTGGCCTTCAATGGTGGTAGTCTGACCTTAGATAAAGCTTTGAAAAGATCTTAGCTCCTTTTAACTGATTGAAAAAGTCATCTATTCTTGAAAGATGACATTTGTTCTTGATCTTATTGAGTTCTTTGTAGAATGACACACTATTTTATACTTTCACCATTCTTCTGTACCAATAAGATTGAATCTTTCCAAGGAGAGGCACTTGGtctgatttgtttttgtctaaCAAATCTTGGAATCGAATttttagctccttgagttcAACTGAAGCCATTCGCTAGGGTTCCTTAGATTTTAGTGTAGCACGAGCTATCAAGTTACTTTCGAATTCTACTTCACAGTCTGAGCTAACTCAAAGTAACGTTTCCGGAGCTCCCGTACCACaggaatattttatatcttgagATCAATTCCTTCTTTTGCTTCTCTCATTATTANCTTAATTCCCAATAGTTATAACATAGTTAAAATTTCTTTCAACCTTGTACGGAAGAAACTAATTCCTCAAACAATTGttcttttaccaaatttttctttaatcaaGATTATGAGCCTAGCATGCTTTAACACAAACAAGTTTCTTTGGATGTTTTTCTCCTCAAATCTTccccttatttttttttatactataAGAAGAGTCAGAACTTATTATACATGTTACACTTTCCTCGATGTCCACCAATATCTCATAACTCTCTTTATTTACCTCAGGTAATGACCTTAATTTCTTAAGTTAATGCTTCTTACCTTTATTAAATATTCCAAAAtcctacatatttaaatttattgcttATCATCCCAAATTAAGTCCATACCGTTAATTATTGACACAAAAATCAACTTCTATGTCtgaatatcaaaacttatataattcttatctcatattttcataaataatttattatccccGAGTCAAACATTTCATCTTAAGTCGGAAGCTTATCTTCGATAGgtaaattcccaaaaatgtAAGTTCACTTATATCAGATAGGTGTattccaaaaaatataattcaatttatttttgtaaattcccaaaaaaatattacactTCTTTCTTATCATATCATATAACCATAATACCATTCTAGCATACATTATCATCTCTCaacattatttttctttttccactACATCAATAggtgcttcttcttcttcctccacGTTTTCCACGACAAGGTACGTAGTCTATCCATTGCGCAATGAAGATTGGCGATGTAACGTTCTTTCTTGCTAGAAAGGTCTTCATTTTGATAACGAGAGCGGTTAGCAAGATTCTTCTCAGTTTCAATCCTTACTATCAACTTTTGATTAGGGGAAACTAGTCGTACCATGTGAGATGGGTTACGTAGTGTTAGGGCGAGCTAGCTCTTTGCTCGATCAAGGTGATGGTTGAGCTGCTGTATATCAGTTTGAAGTAGATTCTTATCTTCTTGAGTTCTTGTTTATCTTGTTTTCCTCTAGTAAGTTGACGTATGCGAAGTGCAGCTCGAGCACGAGTACAAGACCATAAATTGAGGTAAAATTTCATAATGGTATCAAAGTAAAGGATAGAAAGGTACAAAATTTGGATTGAAACAAAGTTTCCGTGAAACTTTCTATACAAGAAATTTCAGAATCATTGAAGGAGATAGACTTTGAATTTCGAAGGAAATGACATCGACATAAGACGTGAATGAATCCGATGGGTGAGTTTACTTCAGATAGgaatgcactaggcttttgccaaaaattgactttgtcaaattttgtctatcaaaatcccagcgggattatgaacctggcgactctgataccacttaaatgtcaagACCCGAGatcgaagcgtcggtgacatccggtattgttaatcaaataacaataagcctcgtagcaaatagccaaataaccagtctttttcataaataaaacattgtctttacattgacaatagaataaaaattacatcagagttttgcgaAAGTTAAACAAAAGGAAAGGTAAATAATCCTTGAATTCCTGATCTTGCCattcgatcaccatccccagaaggcttcttgctcctcctcattcatttgctcttcatttttatctgaaattttgtaaggggtgagtgttttgggaaacactcagcaagttggggacgatcgatttccaaagatacatatagaacttaatctttaaaacatttctttaacaaactttcaaaacttattacttttaacttatcCTAACAGAAACGAAtcaaatatgagacagaggTTATCAAAGAATTCAAAGCAGTTCAGGAgcaaatcagatcatttcagaattgacacaacactgttactcatctcatttccatggtcaaattgtcttccaatatgttagtcctctaaaaggtgaggccagaacacggttttatacccaccgatgggggccagacagaacatggttttatacccaccaatagGGCCAGACTGAATTACAATtatcgtcccatttcaaatcaattcgtaacagtgcaacacagaATTCAGACATTAtcagacagaacttatcagaatttCAGATATCATAATTTCAGACTGATttagcggaatcaaagaatttcgaagtACAAACAGAACATAACATCAATCGAAAATTTTAATAGAATAGactcacattttcgaaaaataaggacacacacatgcatgtcatgatatttatattcaaagttcaaaatacaagaaattacataacaaaaacccacttacagtaCTCTCGAAGTTACGGTTCAAAATGTGCAGAACTTGGGCAAACGAAACTTGTTGAATTTTGGCCAAGTGACGACCGAACCTGGAGAGGATCTTCACAACAATGTGGACAGCAAATCACAGCATTGAAAAGTCGGAACAACTCCTCCTTCTTTCTTCTTGCAAGCGACAGCCGAGAGGTGGTTTTGGAGGGGAAGCAGCAGATTTTTCTTGCTGAATTTTAGGTGTGGTTTCTTCAACACCTTTagtggtatttataggtgcCAAAATGTCTTCTCAACACCCCATGGCCGAAATATTGGGCtcaagaaatgaaataaatgtAGTCAAGGTCATCTCAAGCAGCAAGAGTCATTTCCTACACCATAAATGTGTCCTAGTCCCTTAGCTCCTCCTTTAGCTCCTTCATTGGTTTCTCaatggtcatttcttgcatattcTTGGTTAACTCAAATGTCATTTCTTGCACATTAAATTTGTCCAATCCTTTAGCTCTTCTTTTAACTCCATTTTGGTTCTTTTAGGACAAGAAAggatgagcttctttgagctaggATATTGAATTCATGAGCTAGAGATTTCCTCCCCGACAATCAATGcgcttccttgagctgagggtttagCTTATGGGCTGGGGGTTTCTTTTCCAAGAATCttggagcttccttgagctgagggttttaccttatgagctgagggtttctttTCCAAGTGACGTACCCTCAATTCTCAATGTTTTGCATTGCCTCGGCTTCTTTTTGAGCTACTTTCCGAGCTTTNNNNNNNNNNNNNNNNNNNNNNNNNNNNNNNNNNNNNNNNNNNNNNNNNNNNNNNNNNNNNNNNNNNNNNNNNNNNNNNNNNNNNNNNNNNNNNNNNNNNAATTATGACAACGAGGTGTTAGTGGCCCTGGTGTACATCTGCTGGAGAGAATGAGCTCACAACATACGTTCAAATCACACCACTAGATATAGTCCCTAATTGCCTTCCTCGCTGGTATCTGCAAGCAAATACAACATCAAAGCAATTATCACTATGTCTGCAAGATCATTTAACAAAAACACATCCATGAATACACATATCCAGTAAGTTTGCTTTGAGAAAGGAGAAATAACAATGAAACGTCTCATATGACTAACTTAGGATATAAACTAATGAAATCACATGCATCTAGAAGTTGATgaaagaaaataacaaaatcagaattcaattaaataacatatGAGCAAACAACATACACACTTTGAGTCTTTAGCATCATGTTTTTAAAGTCAAGATGActtcataacatatcatgccaatctaaatataaaaatgttgccaagcaaaaaaaaaaatttagattcTTACCATTAATCCATTATTCTTCCACCACGAGACCTTTGGAGCTTACACTTGAGGGATGCATTACTTTGTTGTGTGCATGAGGGTACCTACAaacaacatatatcatataaacataatctaaaaatataaaatatcaaaatatatattgcaccaacctttttttaaaaaagaaatataccaAGCACCTACTTACCATTACACAAAACTATAAATATATACCAAGCATGAACTTACTTCGCTCCAACTTACTGAGCCACATTCTTCTCCATGAACATCAATGACTTAATAAAATAgataataaaatcatgtgagcattttCACAATTACAAATAGTTGATCgataattaaacataaacatcCATCCAATAGTTGTCACTTCAATGACAAAGACTCTAAAACCAATGACGTGCTGTTTACTACgagttattataaataaatttaagtagATAAAAATCTATCATTTTATTTGATCTTAGATTATgaagtaaaatatataataataataataataataataataataataatagaatgATAGAAAAGGAGTTTAAGTATTCataaaaagtattaaaaaattaaatatttacttaCTTGTGgggatttcattttttttttNNNNNNNNNNNNNNNNNNNNNNNNNNNNNNNNNNNNNNNNNNNNNNNNNNNNNNNNNNNNNNNNNNNNNNNNNNNNNNNNNNNNNNNNNNNNNNNNNNNNNNNNNNNNNNNNNNNNNNNNNNNNNNNNNNNNNNNNNNNNNNNNNNNNNNNNNNNNNNNNNNNNNNNNNNNNNNNNNNNNNNNNNNNNNNNNNNNNNNNNNNNNNNNNNNNNNNNNNNNNNNNNNNNNNNNNNNNNNNNNNNNNNNNNNNNNNNNNNNNNNNNNNNNNNNNNNNNNNNNNNNNNNNNNNNNNNNNNNNNNNNNNNNNNNNNNNNNNNNNNNNNNNNNNNNNNNNNNNNNNNNNNNNNNNNNNNNNNNNNNNNNNNNNNNNNNNNNNNNNNNNNNNNNNNNNNNNNNNNNNNNNNNNNNNNNNNNNNNNNNNNNNNNNNNNNNNNNNNNNNNNNNNNNNNNNNNNNNNNNNNNNNNNNNNNNNNNNNNNNNNNNNNNNNNNNNNNNNNNNNNNNNNNNNNNNNNNNNNNNNNNNNNNNNNNNNNNNNNNNNNNNNNNNNNNNNNNNNNNNNNNNNNNNNNNNNNNNNNNNNNNNNNNNNNNNNNNNNNNNNNNNNNNNNNNNNNNNNNNNNNNNNNNNNNNNNNNNNNNNNNNNNNNNNNNNNNNNNNNNNNNNNNNNNNNNNNNNNNNNNNNNNNNNNNNNNNNNNNNNNNNNNNNNNNNNNNNNNNNNNNNNNNNNNNNNNNNNNNNNNNNNNNNNNNNNNNNNNNNNNNNNNNNNNNNNNNNNNNNNNNNNNNNNNNNNNNNNNNNNNNNNNNNNNNNNNNNNNNNNNNNNNNNNNNNNNNNNNNNNNNNNNNNNNNNNNNNNNNNNNNNNNNNNNNNNNNNNNNNNNNNNNNNNNNNNNNNNNNNNNNNNNNNNNNNNNNNNNNNNNNNNNNNNNNNNNNNNNNNNNNNNNNNNNNNNNNNNNNNNNNNNNNNNNNNNNNNNNNNNNNNNNNNNNNNNNNNNNNNNNNNNNNNNNNNNNNNNNNNNNNNNNNNNNNNNNNNNNNNNNNNNNNNNNNNNNNNNNNNNNNNNNNNNNNNNNNNNNNNNNNNNNNNNNNNNNNNNNNNNNNNNNNNNNNNNNNNNNNNNNNNNNNNNNNNNNNNNNNNNNNNNNNNNNNNNNNNN
Proteins encoded:
- the LOC140959356 gene encoding uncharacterized protein, whose amino-acid sequence is MGNLAYQRALPPGMSRIDYVFHVSQLRKYVSYPSSILEVELLLIKGNVNEKMKYEEVPIRVMDTKYHVLRCRTIPYIKIQWSNHMEREATWEFEERMRTRHPHLFKDLSNSSFENETSNKEGGM